In Corynebacterium ulcerans, one genomic interval encodes:
- a CDS encoding ABC transporter ATP-binding protein — MPPQIYARDFGYRHSSRIKHALQGINLEVERGERILLLGASGAGKSTLLSALAGVLGADEGEGEGLLEVHATPGMVLQDPDSQVISSRVGDDVAFGCENLRLPRDEIWRRVPVALDHVGLQLPLDHPTALLSGGQKQRLALAGVLAMGADLLLLDEPTANLDPQGVRDVVAAVETAADATNATVIIIEHRVDTWLAFVDRIIVLGDDGSIIADGPADTVISQHGEELAQGGVWVPGNDPLLPAAQPVSASAEHALTTHDLAVGWDSPLHDSLNLAVPRGYSTVLTGANGAGKTTTLLTLAGLLPSLGGEVRVAPAIAGKLGPHPYTWSSTALAARMGYVFQDPEHQFVAKTVREELLVGARGAKTSQDEVRRRADSLLATLRLDHLAEANPFTLSGGQKRRLSVATILVNTPHVVFLDEPTFGQDRRTFTELVLLLRQLTDNGTTVVSITHDPLYRAALGDKEIQL; from the coding sequence ATGCCCCCTCAGATTTATGCACGGGATTTTGGGTACCGTCACTCAAGTCGTATCAAGCATGCTTTGCAGGGCATCAATCTTGAGGTGGAGCGTGGGGAACGCATCCTCCTACTCGGGGCGTCGGGTGCCGGAAAATCCACGTTGCTTTCTGCGTTGGCGGGCGTGCTGGGCGCCGATGAAGGGGAAGGCGAAGGTCTCCTAGAGGTCCATGCGACGCCTGGGATGGTGCTGCAGGACCCGGATTCACAGGTTATCTCCTCGCGAGTAGGAGATGATGTGGCGTTTGGCTGTGAAAACCTCCGCCTTCCTAGGGACGAGATATGGCGTCGCGTGCCTGTTGCCTTGGACCACGTTGGTCTGCAGCTGCCTCTGGACCATCCCACGGCGTTGCTGTCGGGAGGTCAAAAACAGCGACTCGCACTTGCTGGAGTGCTCGCTATGGGCGCGGATTTATTGCTTCTCGACGAACCCACCGCCAACCTGGACCCACAAGGAGTCCGCGACGTGGTGGCAGCAGTGGAAACCGCTGCGGACGCCACGAACGCCACTGTAATAATCATCGAGCATCGCGTGGATACGTGGCTCGCATTTGTGGACCGCATTATCGTGCTAGGCGATGACGGAAGCATCATCGCTGATGGCCCAGCCGATACCGTGATTTCTCAGCATGGAGAAGAACTCGCTCAAGGCGGCGTGTGGGTGCCGGGCAACGATCCCCTCCTACCCGCGGCACAGCCAGTGAGCGCATCAGCGGAACACGCGCTGACCACGCATGATTTGGCCGTGGGCTGGGACTCTCCACTACATGATTCGCTGAACCTTGCCGTACCTCGGGGTTATTCGACTGTACTTACCGGGGCCAACGGCGCTGGAAAGACAACAACCTTGCTCACCCTCGCAGGATTACTTCCGTCCCTAGGAGGGGAAGTGCGAGTAGCCCCGGCAATCGCCGGAAAGCTCGGCCCCCACCCTTATACATGGTCCTCGACAGCGCTTGCTGCCCGTATGGGGTACGTCTTCCAAGATCCTGAGCACCAGTTTGTGGCTAAAACGGTGCGCGAGGAACTTCTTGTCGGGGCCCGAGGGGCGAAAACGTCCCAAGACGAGGTGCGTCGTCGCGCTGACTCTCTCCTAGCGACGCTCCGCCTGGACCACTTGGCGGAAGCGAATCCCTTTACGTTGTCCGGGGGACAAAAGCGACGACTTTCTGTGGCTACCATTTTGGTGAACACACCTCACGTGGTGTTCTTAGACGAGCCGACTTTTGGCCAGGATCGCCGCACTTTTACTGAGCTCGTTCTGCTCTTGCGTCAGCTCACGGACAACGGGACCACCGTGGTATCCATTACCCACGACCCGCTGTACCGCGCGGCGCTAGGAGATAAGGAGATTCAGCTGTGA
- a CDS encoding AAA family ATPase: protein MIVLIDGPSGSGKTTLARKLAGILGFELVHLDDIYPGWHGLAEGSRIVAEEVLGEASGYWRWDWQHDRRGEWVPVQAKNLVIEGVGAITRETVAASRSKGYVFSVVLDGPEAWRKARALARDPDYEPWWDIWAAQERAHCAKLPDVDVRLWLGEK from the coding sequence ATGATTGTGCTTATCGACGGCCCCTCCGGTTCCGGAAAAACCACACTCGCTAGGAAGCTGGCGGGGATCTTGGGGTTCGAATTGGTTCATCTCGATGATATTTATCCAGGGTGGCATGGCCTTGCTGAAGGTTCTCGGATCGTGGCTGAGGAGGTCTTGGGTGAGGCCTCTGGGTACTGGCGGTGGGATTGGCAGCACGACCGGCGCGGTGAGTGGGTGCCTGTGCAAGCTAAGAACCTGGTGATCGAAGGCGTTGGGGCGATCACGAGGGAGACAGTGGCGGCGTCGAGAAGCAAAGGTTATGTTTTTAGCGTTGTTCTTGACGGCCCGGAAGCGTGGCGGAAGGCGCGGGCCTTGGCACGTGACCCTGATTACGAGCCGTGGTGGGACATATGGGCGGCTCAAGAGCGGGCTCATTGTGCAAAGCTCCCGGATGTGGATGTGCGGTTATGGCTAGGAGAGAAATGA
- a CDS encoding energy-coupling factor transporter transmembrane component T family protein, whose amino-acid sequence MNLIKDVNPVSRVLGLALFTTPLLISVDIVSAAIAVMFTVVCAPCVGVRWRVLARRGLPIFIATPIAGLSMALYGRPEGHEYASFLFAHVTDNSLSLAAAIMVRVLAVGLPVIVLLTAIDPTELGDGLAQVLKLPSRFVIGAVASTRLISLFRRDWQSLRRARRARGLDDKGRMKTAFSVTFGLLVLALRRGAKLATAMEARGFGRYSDRTWARTSTFGRRDALLLAACGAMSTVAIAVSVYTGSFRFLGA is encoded by the coding sequence GTGAACCTCATCAAGGACGTCAACCCGGTCTCCCGCGTTCTCGGCCTGGCATTGTTTACCACGCCTCTTTTGATCAGCGTGGATATTGTGTCGGCAGCCATTGCAGTGATGTTTACAGTGGTGTGTGCGCCCTGTGTTGGGGTGCGCTGGCGAGTGCTGGCGCGGCGAGGCCTTCCCATTTTTATTGCCACCCCGATAGCCGGGCTCTCGATGGCCCTATACGGCAGGCCCGAAGGACATGAGTATGCGTCTTTCCTTTTTGCCCATGTGACGGATAATTCTTTGAGTCTCGCCGCCGCAATCATGGTGCGTGTCTTGGCCGTAGGGCTACCGGTCATTGTGTTGCTCACGGCCATCGATCCCACGGAACTCGGAGATGGGCTTGCTCAGGTGCTCAAGTTGCCGTCTCGGTTTGTGATCGGGGCAGTGGCCAGTACCAGGCTTATTTCGCTGTTTCGTCGAGATTGGCAGTCGCTGCGCCGGGCGCGCCGGGCGAGGGGATTGGATGACAAAGGCCGCATGAAGACAGCTTTTTCTGTGACGTTTGGCCTGCTTGTTTTAGCGTTGCGACGCGGTGCGAAGCTAGCCACGGCGATGGAGGCTCGGGGGTTTGGCCGGTATTCGGATAGGACGTGGGCGAGAACCTCAACCTTTGGGCGTCGTGACGCCCTCCTACTCGCGGCATGCGGCGCGATGTCGACAGTGGCGATTGCGGTTTCCGTGTACACGGGAAGTTTTAGGTTCTTGGGCGCATGA